A region from the Rosa rugosa chromosome 6, drRosRugo1.1, whole genome shotgun sequence genome encodes:
- the LOC133715953 gene encoding 8-amino-7-oxononanoate synthase, with protein MSSWDNWVERSLDKLERLQLLRSLRPIYLRNEPQKPTTTVEDDDLQVFHQMQLWDRSSVEVHIPESTFQKWLSDIPSSGDEEDTRKFKKLLLFSGNDYLGLSSHPTIGNAAAKAAQEHGMGPRGSALICGYTDYHRRLESSLADLKKKEDCLLCPTGFAANMALMVVLGNVGSLLAAGKTPLTNEKIAIFSDELNHASIIDGIRLAERQKSVEIFIYRHCDMIHLKALLSSCTMQKKVVVTDSLFSMDGDFAPMIELVKLRKQHDFLLVIDDAHGTFVCGKNGGGVAEEFHCERDVDICVGTLSKAAGCHGGFIACSKRWKQLIQSRGRSFIFSTATPLPIAAAAHGKLYEFVC; from the exons ATGAGCTCCTGGGACAACTGGGTCGAACGCTCCCTTGACAAACTTGAACGCCTGCAACTCCTCCGGTCTCTCCGACCCATCTACCTTCGAAATGAACCACAAAAACCCACCACCACCGTCGAAGACGACGACCTCCAAGTCTTCCACCAAATGCAGCTCTGGGACCGTTCCTCCGTGGAGGTCCACATTCCCGAATCAACGTTCCAGAAATGGCTCAGTGACATCCCCAGTTCCG GGGATGAGGAGGATACCCGGAAATTTAAAAAGCTGTTGTTGTTCTCTGGAAATGATTATCTGGGCTTGAGTTCACATCCCACCATTGGAAATGCTGCTGCTAAG GCGGCTCAAGAACATGGAATGGGCCCAAGGGGCTCTGCTTTGATCTGTGGATATACGGATTACCATAGGCGACTGGAGTCATCCTTAGCGGacttgaagaagaaagag GATTGCCTTCTTTGTCCTACAGGGTTTGCAGCCAATATGGCCTTGATGGTAGTGTTGGGAAATGTTGGCTCTCTCTTGGCTGCTGGAAAAACACCTTTAACTAATGAAAAGATTGCCATTTTTTCTGATGAACTGAACCATGCGTCGATAATTGATGGTATTCGTCTTGCTGAACGACAAAAATCTGTAGAGATATTCATCTATAGACATTGTGACATGATTCACCTTAAGGCATTGTT ATCCAGTTGCACAATGCAGAAGAAAGTTGTTGTGACTGATAG CTTGTTTAGTATGGATGGAGACTTTGCACCAATGATCGAGCTGGTGAAGCTACGCAAGCAGCATGACTTTCTGTTAGTCATTGATGAT GCTCATGGAACCTTTGTTTGCGGTAAAAATGGTGGTGGAGTGGCTGAGGAATTCCATTGTGAAAGAGATGTTGACATATGTGTTGGCACTTTGAGTAAGGCTGCAGGTTGCCATGGCGGGTTCATTGCATGCAG CAAAAGATGGAAGCAACTCATACAGTCACGAGGACGCTCCTTTATATTTTCAACTGCTACACCATTACCAATTGCTGCTGCGGCCCATGGTAAATTATATGAATTTGTTTGTTAA